The nucleotide window GGTCGGCGGCGGCACCGCGATGGCCGTCGGGGATCCCGAGGATCTGGTCCGGCCCGACGGCGCGCGCCCGGGCGATAGCGTGATCGTCACCAAAGGCCCCGCCGTCGAAGCGGTGGGCGTGCTCTCGGTGCTCTTTGCCGACCAGGTGGTCGAGGACCTCTCCGAAGCGGACCTTGCGGCGGCCCAGGATCGGTTCTACGACTCCAGCCCCGTCGAAGACGCCATCGTCGCCGCGAATTCGGGGCCGATGACGGCGATGCACGACGCGACCGAGGGCGGCGTCATCGGTGGGTTCCACGAGATGGCCCGGGCGGCGGGCGTCCAGTTCGAGATCGAACGGGACGCGATCCCCGTCCTCGACGGCATCCGGCCCGCCTGCGAGGCGTTCGGCATCGACCCCTGGATCTCGATCAGCGAGGGGACGCTGCTGGGGACCGTCGATCAGAGCGGCGTCGACGCCGTCCTCGGCGCGCTCGCGGACGCCGGCGTTCCCGCCGCGGAGGTGGGCGTCGTCAGCGAGGGCTCCGGGCTGATCGTCGACGGCGAGCGGGTCGACCACCCTGGAGCGGACCCGTACTGGCAGGCGCTCGAAGAGTGTGCCGCCCGCGCGGAGGATTGAACGGCCCGGTGTTC belongs to Halococcoides cellulosivorans and includes:
- a CDS encoding AIR synthase family protein, which produces MPDLGKADSAFFDQFIYPHLGADRDEVRVEPAHGVDFGAVEIGGQMLAIATDPVSINPGLGLERAGWLALHILLSDVAVSGLDPAYLSIDLNLPPEIENDTFEAVWSVMDREARKFGVQVVTGHTARYQGCNYPMVGGGTAMAVGDPEDLVRPDGARPGDSVIVTKGPAVEAVGVLSVLFADQVVEDLSEADLAAAQDRFYDSSPVEDAIVAANSGPMTAMHDATEGGVIGGFHEMARAAGVQFEIERDAIPVLDGIRPACEAFGIDPWISISEGTLLGTVDQSGVDAVLGALADAGVPAAEVGVVSEGSGLIVDGERVDHPGADPYWQALEECAARAED